In Saccharicrinis fermentans DSM 9555 = JCM 21142, a genomic segment contains:
- a CDS encoding NADH-dependent [FeFe] hydrogenase, group A6 codes for MKKDIVKLNIDNKQVEVQRGTTLVEAAKSVGVDVPTLCHMKLDDLNVENKPGGCRICVVEVEGRRNLAPACKTECTEGMKVNTHSLRVINARRTIMELILSDHPAECLTCVKNGKCDLQTMAQKLGIREIPFEGEQSHYKEDKSPAIIRDVDKCIMCRRCEMMCNEVQTVGCLSAINRGFQSVVAPAFEMDLEKSTCTYCGQCVAVCPTGALSEVDNTRKVIAALVDPLKTVIVQTAPAVRAALGEEFGMEPGTLVTGKMVSALKKIGFDKVFDTDFAADLTIMEEGTELLSRLKRHLAGDKDVKLPILTSCCPGWVNFFESNFPDLLDVPSTAKSPQQMFGAIAKSYLAEQMGIRRDEMVVVSVMPCLAKKYESGRPEFAVNGNPDVDLSISTRELAQMIKGANLNFEELDDEVFDNPMGESTGAGVIFANTGGVIEAAVRTAYEIHTQKKLAKVDFDVLRGFDGIRSAEVDFDGLVVKIGIAHGLGNARKLLEDVQAGRSSFHAIEIMACPGGCIGGGGQPYHHGDTSVLKKRAAAIYREDAGKAIRKSHENPFIVKLYQEYLGEPGGSLSHRLLHTHYFDKKKKVEINND; via the coding sequence ATGAAAAAGGATATCGTAAAATTAAATATAGATAATAAACAAGTAGAGGTCCAAAGAGGAACTACTTTGGTGGAGGCCGCAAAATCGGTAGGGGTTGATGTACCTACTTTGTGTCATATGAAACTGGACGATTTAAATGTGGAGAATAAACCAGGAGGTTGCCGGATTTGTGTGGTTGAGGTGGAGGGGCGAAGAAATCTAGCGCCGGCTTGTAAAACGGAATGTACCGAAGGTATGAAAGTAAATACTCACTCATTAAGAGTGATCAATGCCCGTCGTACAATAATGGAATTGATATTGTCAGATCACCCGGCTGAGTGCTTGACTTGTGTTAAAAATGGCAAGTGTGATTTGCAAACAATGGCACAGAAGTTAGGTATACGTGAGATACCTTTTGAAGGAGAACAGTCGCACTATAAGGAAGATAAATCTCCGGCGATAATTCGTGATGTGGACAAGTGTATTATGTGTCGTAGGTGCGAAATGATGTGTAACGAGGTGCAAACGGTGGGTTGTTTATCGGCCATTAATCGGGGGTTTCAATCTGTGGTAGCGCCTGCCTTTGAAATGGATCTGGAGAAATCTACTTGTACATATTGTGGACAGTGTGTGGCTGTATGTCCCACAGGAGCTTTGTCGGAGGTGGATAATACCCGTAAGGTGATTGCAGCGCTGGTTGATCCGCTAAAAACCGTAATTGTACAAACGGCACCTGCTGTTCGTGCTGCTCTGGGAGAAGAGTTTGGTATGGAGCCGGGTACTTTAGTGACGGGTAAGATGGTTTCTGCCCTAAAAAAAATAGGCTTTGATAAGGTATTTGATACTGATTTTGCAGCTGACCTTACCATTATGGAAGAAGGAACGGAGTTGTTAAGCCGCTTGAAAAGACATCTGGCGGGTGATAAGGACGTGAAATTGCCTATTCTCACTTCTTGTTGTCCGGGTTGGGTGAATTTTTTCGAAAGTAATTTTCCTGACTTGTTGGATGTACCTTCTACTGCTAAATCGCCACAGCAAATGTTTGGAGCTATCGCTAAGAGTTATTTGGCAGAGCAGATGGGGATACGGCGCGATGAGATGGTGGTGGTTTCTGTAATGCCATGTTTGGCTAAGAAGTATGAGTCAGGACGCCCAGAATTTGCTGTCAATGGAAATCCGGATGTGGATTTGTCTATTTCAACCCGCGAACTGGCACAGATGATAAAAGGTGCCAACCTTAACTTTGAAGAGTTGGATGATGAGGTATTTGATAATCCTATGGGTGAGTCTACTGGTGCTGGTGTTATCTTTGCCAATACAGGTGGTGTTATTGAAGCTGCTGTGCGTACCGCCTATGAGATACATACCCAAAAAAAATTAGCAAAAGTGGACTTTGATGTATTGCGTGGCTTTGATGGCATCCGCTCTGCCGAAGTGGATTTTGACGGACTGGTTGTTAAAATAGGGATTGCACATGGCCTAGGTAATGCCCGTAAATTGTTGGAGGATGTACAGGCGGGTAGGTCAAGCTTTCATGCCATAGAAATAATGGCTTGTCCCGGAGGGTGTATTGGAGGAGGAGGACAACCTTATCATCATGGTGATACCAGTGTTCTTAAGAAAAGAGCGGCGGCTATTTATCGTGAAGATGCAGGCAAAGCCATTCGTAAGTCACACGAAAATCCATTTATTGTGAAGCTCTATCAAGAGTATTTGGGAGAGCCTGGTGGATCCCTGTCTCACCGATTGCTCCATACGCATTATTTTGATAAGAAAAAGAAAGTGGAAATTAATAACGACTAA
- a CDS encoding (2Fe-2S) ferredoxin domain-containing protein has protein sequence MAQVKTLDDLKRMRENLQEKISLRENSSRPEKVVQIKVSMATCGIASGAKETMSYLIEELDKQGVDAVVTQTGCMGYCHSEPTIEVHIPGADPVVYGHVDVKKAKEIIARYIVGGELVDGIIPAAYIMPNSKDNLK, from the coding sequence ATGGCACAAGTAAAAACCTTAGATGATCTAAAAAGGATGCGTGAGAATCTTCAAGAGAAGATTAGCTTGCGCGAAAATAGTAGCCGTCCGGAAAAGGTGGTTCAGATAAAGGTCTCCATGGCAACCTGTGGCATTGCTTCGGGAGCGAAGGAAACTATGTCTTATCTGATTGAAGAGTTGGATAAGCAGGGTGTTGATGCCGTAGTTACTCAGACAGGATGTATGGGGTATTGTCATTCTGAACCAACTATAGAAGTGCATATCCCAGGTGCTGATCCTGTGGTGTATGGCCATGTGGACGTGAAAAAAGCGAAAGAAATTATTGCCAGGTATATTGTGGGAGGTGAATTGGTGGATGGAATAATTCCAGCAGCTTACATCATGCCTAACTCAAAAGATAACTTAAAGTAA
- a CDS encoding ATP-binding protein produces the protein MRDISMHILDIIGNSVRAGASLVKIAIVEDRVRDLLILKVEDDGCGMDAQMAKMALDPFFTSRKTRKVGLGIPLLKQNTQLTGGDLVIESEPGKGTQLKASFVYSHIDRPPLGDLGGTIGMVVSGNPKVDFIYTHQCDQEVFKFDSRDVKKILDGVPVSDVGISNFMQEMIRENLIVMGVK, from the coding sequence ATGCGTGACATATCGATGCACATATTAGATATTATCGGAAATTCGGTGAGAGCTGGAGCTTCTTTGGTGAAAATAGCTATTGTAGAGGATCGTGTTCGGGATTTATTGATATTGAAGGTGGAGGATGACGGCTGTGGAATGGATGCGCAAATGGCTAAAATGGCTCTAGATCCTTTTTTTACTTCCAGAAAAACACGTAAAGTGGGCTTGGGTATTCCTTTGTTAAAACAAAATACCCAATTGACGGGAGGTGACTTAGTGATTGAATCAGAGCCGGGCAAGGGAACACAGCTTAAAGCTTCTTTTGTTTATTCGCACATTGATAGACCACCATTGGGTGATCTGGGAGGAACTATTGGTATGGTGGTATCTGGAAATCCTAAGGTGGATTTTATATATACCCATCAATGTGATCAGGAAGTATTCAAATTTGATAGCCGAGACGTAAAAAAAATACTCGATGGAGTGCCCGTGTCAGATGTGGGAATATCCAATTTTATGCAAGAAATGATTCGTGAGAACCTGATTGTAATGGGGGTGAAGTGA
- a CDS encoding NADH-quinone oxidoreductase subunit NuoF produces the protein MAKFINHILVCGGTGCRTSQSEAIVENLKQAIVDNSMEKEIQVVRTGCFGFCEKGPIVKIIPDNTFYVQVKPADAGEIISEHLVKGRKVERLLYMDPETKEHVSDSKHMGFYKKQIRIALRNCGFINPENIDEYIARDGYAALGKVLTDMTPEEAIEIVKDSGLRGRGGGGFPTGLKWEITSKVHGDEKYVVCNADEGDPGAFMDRSILEGDPHSVLEAMAICAYCIGGDKGLIYIRAEYPLAIERLKIAIGQARDLGVLGENIFGTGFNFDVELRYGAGAFVCGEETSLIHSMEGLRGEPTVKPPFPSVSGYKGKPTNVNNVETFANIPAIINNGAQWFSSIGTEKSKGTKVFALAGKINNVGLIEVPMGITLREVIFDIGGGIKDGKKFKSVQTGGPSGGCLTEKHLDVPIDYDNLIVSGSMMGSGGMIVMDEDDCMVSVAKFYLDFTVEESCGKCAPCRIGNKRLYEILDKITKGKGTEEDLDILRNLSNVIKDTSLCGLGQTSPNPVLSTLDNFGHEYLAHIKDGKCPAGQCKSLMSYVIDPQYCVGCTLCARVCPVDAIVGDKKQPHVIDTTVCIKCGACMAKCKFNAISIQ, from the coding sequence ATGGCCAAGTTTATAAATCATATTTTGGTTTGTGGAGGTACGGGATGTCGTACTTCACAAAGTGAAGCTATTGTCGAAAATCTTAAGCAAGCTATTGTTGACAATAGTATGGAGAAAGAAATTCAAGTGGTGCGTACTGGTTGCTTCGGTTTTTGTGAGAAAGGACCTATCGTTAAAATAATTCCTGATAATACATTTTATGTGCAGGTAAAACCTGCGGATGCAGGGGAAATCATTTCAGAGCACTTAGTGAAGGGGCGTAAGGTGGAACGTTTATTATATATGGATCCGGAAACAAAAGAGCATGTCTCTGATTCAAAGCATATGGGTTTCTATAAAAAACAGATTCGTATTGCTTTGCGTAACTGTGGTTTTATTAACCCGGAGAATATTGATGAATATATTGCTCGTGATGGCTATGCTGCATTGGGTAAGGTGTTGACGGATATGACACCAGAGGAAGCTATTGAAATAGTAAAAGACTCAGGGTTGAGAGGTCGTGGAGGGGGAGGTTTTCCCACAGGCTTAAAATGGGAGATTACCAGCAAGGTACACGGCGATGAGAAATATGTGGTGTGTAATGCCGATGAAGGCGATCCCGGTGCATTTATGGATCGTTCTATCCTGGAAGGTGATCCTCACTCTGTGTTGGAAGCCATGGCCATATGTGCATACTGTATAGGAGGAGATAAGGGACTTATCTATATTCGTGCCGAATATCCCCTAGCTATCGAACGGTTGAAAATAGCTATAGGACAGGCCCGTGACCTCGGAGTATTGGGAGAAAATATCTTTGGTACTGGTTTTAATTTTGACGTGGAGCTACGGTATGGAGCAGGTGCATTTGTGTGTGGAGAGGAAACATCTTTGATTCATTCCATGGAAGGTTTGCGCGGTGAACCAACGGTTAAACCACCGTTTCCTTCGGTTAGTGGTTATAAAGGGAAGCCAACAAATGTAAATAATGTGGAAACCTTTGCGAATATACCGGCTATTATTAATAATGGAGCCCAGTGGTTCTCATCTATAGGCACCGAAAAGAGTAAAGGAACCAAGGTTTTTGCACTGGCTGGAAAAATTAATAATGTTGGTTTAATAGAAGTGCCTATGGGTATTACTTTGCGGGAAGTTATTTTTGATATAGGAGGAGGCATCAAGGATGGTAAAAAGTTTAAATCGGTTCAGACCGGAGGACCATCTGGAGGTTGCTTGACGGAGAAACATTTGGATGTGCCCATTGATTACGATAATTTGATCGTCTCGGGTTCTATGATGGGGTCAGGAGGTATGATTGTTATGGACGAAGATGATTGTATGGTGTCAGTGGCGAAATTCTATCTTGACTTTACGGTGGAGGAATCTTGTGGTAAATGTGCTCCGTGCAGAATAGGTAACAAGCGTTTGTATGAAATATTGGATAAAATTACTAAGGGAAAGGGAACGGAAGAGGATTTGGATATCTTGCGAAACCTCAGTAATGTCATCAAAGATACCTCCCTTTGTGGTTTGGGACAGACTTCTCCTAACCCAGTGCTTTCTACCCTAGATAATTTTGGTCATGAATATTTGGCGCATATTAAGGATGGTAAATGTCCTGCGGGTCAGTGCAAATCGTTGATGTCGTATGTAATTGATCCACAATATTGTGTGGGGTGTACTTTGTGCGCTCGTGTTTGTCCGGTGGATGCTATTGTGGGAGATAAAAAGCAGCCTCATGTTATTGATACAACGGTTTGTATAAAGTGTGGGGCTTGTATGGCAAAATGTAAGTTTAACGCGATCAGTATCCAGTAA
- a CDS encoding DRTGG domain-containing protein, translating into MRVCDLVGQLNLKVFCGEQGLQKKVTGAYVSDLMSDVMGNVKEDELWITLQTHKNIMAIASLKEVAAVVLVKGYRPEQATIDQSNKEGIPILGTHLQTFEIAGLLYDLMKNRE; encoded by the coding sequence ATGAGGGTATGTGATTTGGTTGGACAACTCAACTTAAAGGTCTTTTGTGGGGAACAAGGACTTCAAAAAAAAGTGACAGGTGCGTATGTGTCAGATTTGATGAGCGATGTGATGGGTAATGTGAAGGAAGATGAATTGTGGATAACCCTGCAAACACATAAGAATATTATGGCCATTGCTTCGCTTAAAGAAGTGGCGGCTGTGGTTTTAGTGAAGGGTTATAGGCCTGAACAGGCCACCATCGATCAAAGCAATAAGGAGGGGATTCCAATTTTGGGTACGCATTTGCAAACTTTTGAAATAGCTGGCTTACTGTATGACTTGATGAAAAATAGAGAATAG
- a CDS encoding NADH-quinone oxidoreductase subunit NuoE family protein, with product MAEIKLAESKVQELKDVCKKFGYDKSELINVLHAAQGIFGYLPAEVQELVANELKVNVAHVYGVVTFYSFFTITPKGEHPVSVCMGTACYVRGAEKVLDEFKRLLDIKVGETTPDGRFSISNLRCVGACGLAPVVTVGDKVYGRVAPEDVKDILAEYS from the coding sequence ATGGCAGAAATAAAATTAGCAGAGAGTAAAGTGCAGGAATTAAAAGATGTGTGTAAAAAATTTGGATATGATAAAAGTGAATTGATTAATGTATTGCATGCCGCTCAGGGTATTTTTGGTTACTTGCCTGCTGAGGTCCAGGAGCTAGTGGCCAATGAGCTAAAAGTGAATGTGGCGCATGTTTATGGTGTGGTTACTTTTTATTCGTTTTTTACCATTACCCCCAAAGGTGAACATCCTGTTTCTGTGTGTATGGGTACTGCCTGTTATGTGCGTGGGGCCGAAAAAGTATTGGATGAATTTAAACGTCTTTTGGATATTAAAGTGGGTGAAACCACTCCTGATGGTAGATTCTCTATCAGTAATTTACGCTGCGTAGGGGCTTGTGGCTTAGCTCCTGTGGTGACGGTGGGTGATAAAGTATATGGTCGCGTGGCGCCTGAAGATGTAAAAGATATTCTGGCTGAGTATAGTTAG
- a CDS encoding PHP domain-containing protein: MNSYRVDLHIHTVLSPCAELEMSPEAIIRKALEEKLDVIGIADHNSTRQCAVVKDLGQELGLTVLCGVEVNTKEEVHCLVFFENIEKLDLFQEYLDLHLPMVKNKPVLFGDQVWVDRDNHIVGEEERLLIVGLDVSIDQVAAQVRKMDGLFIPAHIDKLRFSVISQLGFLPPDIPVDGVEVSAHVEIGKLEYVHGWVKNYTKIASSDAHMLSQIGSRFTTMVLKRPSFKEIRMALKGEAGRKVMDIENL; this comes from the coding sequence ATGAATAGCTATCGGGTCGATTTACATATTCATACTGTGCTTTCGCCATGTGCAGAGCTGGAGATGAGTCCTGAGGCCATCATTAGAAAAGCCTTGGAAGAAAAATTAGATGTTATCGGTATTGCTGATCATAATAGTACCCGACAATGTGCAGTGGTTAAAGACTTAGGACAGGAGCTTGGACTAACGGTTTTGTGTGGTGTCGAGGTGAATACAAAGGAAGAGGTGCACTGTCTTGTGTTCTTTGAAAATATTGAAAAGCTGGACCTGTTTCAAGAATATCTGGATTTGCATCTGCCAATGGTTAAAAATAAACCAGTGTTGTTTGGGGATCAGGTATGGGTGGATCGGGATAATCATATTGTTGGCGAAGAAGAGAGACTGTTGATTGTAGGACTGGATGTCTCCATAGATCAGGTAGCTGCTCAAGTGAGAAAGATGGACGGATTGTTTATTCCAGCTCATATTGATAAGTTAAGATTTAGCGTCATCAGTCAGCTGGGCTTTTTGCCGCCGGATATACCGGTTGATGGTGTGGAAGTGAGTGCGCATGTTGAGATAGGTAAATTGGAGTATGTGCATGGCTGGGTGAAAAATTACACGAAAATAGCGAGTTCGGATGCCCATATGTTAAGTCAGATTGGAAGTCGTTTTACCACCATGGTGTTAAAGAGACCTTCGTTTAAGGAAATAAGAATGGCTTTAAAAGGAGAAGCGGGTAGAAAGGTGATGGATATTGAAAATTTATGA